A region of the Candidatus Methylomirabilota bacterium genome:
GGCGCGCAGGTCGGCGGGCCGGCGAGGCAGCCCTTGGCCGGCCGGCCCGTCGCCGGCACCCGTCGCGCCGTGGCACGCGACGCAGTGGGCGCGGTAGAGCGCGGCCCCCTGGGCGATGGAGGCGGCCTGATAGGGCACCGTGGGCCGGCGATACGTGGTTGGGTACGCATCCACGGTGAGCGCTGGCAGCAGCAAGGCGAGTCCGGCCCCGCCGAAGCCGACCGCGGCGGCGGCCGTCGTCCGGCGGGCCGTGCGGAGGAGCAGCGCGGCCAGCAGCGCCGACAGCCCGAGCACGGTGAGCTGCGATCCGATCAGCGCACGCAGGCGCAGGTCGGGCGAGCCGTCCAGCGCCGTGAGCGTGAGACGGAAGGCGAACGGCCACGTGGCCTCGACGTGACGGGCCGGCGGGGTCGTGGTCAGCGCGGCGACGATGCCGATGAGGACCAGGGCGAACGCCGCCTCGATCGTCATGCTGCGGGCCAGCCGCCGCAAGGCGGGACGACCGACGGACCTCGCCTCGCCGGCCAGCGCCGGTAGCAGTCGGCGACGGTTCAGCCCCGCCAGCGCCAGGATCGGCGCTACCAGGGCCAGCTTGGCGAGGAGCAGGCGACCGTAGGCGGTGCCCAGGAGGCCGGCCACGCTGCCCACGTGGGTCGCGGTGTTCCACACGCCCGAGAGTAGCAGGCCCAGAACGGCGACCAGGGCCAGCCGCGAGAAGCGCCGCGCGGCCAGGACGGCGTGCGGCCGCGCGTCGGCGCCGTCCTCCGCGCTCGCCGCAGCCATCAGCGCGGCGAGGGGCAAGAGCGAGCCCGCCCAGAGCCCCGCGGCGATCAGGTGCAGCCCGTCCACGGCGATCGCGCGCGCCGTCCCCGGGTCGACGGCGGCGGCGTGCCCGGAGGCGCCCAGGAGCGCCAGGGCCGCCAGGCCCAGGAATGCGGCCTGCCCGCGGGCGGCGAGCCAGTCGACGCGTCGACTGGTGTCGCAGCGCAGCACGAGGAAGGCGCCGAGCAGCAGGAGCAGACCGTGGCGGGCAAGCCAGACATGGCCACCCTGAGTTTGCAGGAGGACGCGACCGACCGCGCCCAGCTCCAGCGCCGCCGACATGCGTCCTTCCAGCAGGGCCGTCTGATATCCGAGCATGCCGAGGCCGGTAGCCAGCGCCAGGAGCAGCAACCGTCGCGCGTTGGCGAGCGTGCGCTCCTCCCAGACCGTTGCCGTCGGACGCGGCGCGCGCCCGGCAATGAGCGGGGCGCTGAGCGCGCCCACGACGAGCACCGAGGACAGCAGGTGGAGCCAGCGGATTGCGATCGTCGCCGCAGCGTTGAGGTCCACGAACCCGTACCTTACCATCGACCGCGATGGCCTCGCGTGGCGGCGGCGCCCTTCGGGCCGTGTTCTTCGACGCCGGCAACACGCTGCTGCGGATGGACTACGACGTGATCGCCGAGCGCTTGTGCGCCTGCGCCTGCGGCGTCCAGTGCCGCGCGACGGACGTGCAGCGGGCCGAGTGGCGGGCGCGGGTGCGGCTGGATGCCGCGCTCGGCCCGCCCCGGATGGGCCGACCGTCGACCGAATCCGCCGGCACCAGCGACCTCTACTCTCGGCTCCTGCTCGAGGAGCTCGGCGTCGGCGACCCGACCGTGCTCGACGCGATGGCGGCGTGGCGCCGGGCCTACAACCCTCCGGTGGGCTTGTGGAACACGGCGCAGCCCCACGCCGAGAAGGCGTTACGGCGGGTTCGGGCGGCAGGCCTGAGCGCTGCCGTCATCTCCAACTCGAACGGCTCGGTCCGCATGATCCTGGACTCGCTCGGACTCGGGGCCTACCTGGACTTCGTTCTGGATTCCTCGGAGGTCGGCGTCGAAAAGCCTGACCCACGGATCTTCAGGCTGGCGCTGGAGCGCGCTGGGCTCGGCCCCGGGCAGGCGATCTACGTCGGCGACCTTTACTCCGTCGACGTGCTCGGCGCCCGCGGGGCCGGCCTGGGCGCCCTGCTGCTGGACCCCGGCGCCTGCTGGGGCCCTCGCGACTGCCCCACCGCCCCCGATGTACTGACCGCCGTCTACCGGATTCTCGAGCAAGCAGGGCCATAAAGCAGGACTGTTCAGGGCCGGTTCCACCGCTCCCACTGCGTTGCACCTCACGCGAAATGGGGAGGTCTGGAGGGGGCAGCCTCGCCCCTTCCAGGTTCATGCCGAGGTTTGGAGGGGGCGCGCCTCGTGCCCCCTCCAAGTTCATGTCGAAGCGTGAAGTCACTCCGGCAGCGTGACGAACGGGTAGCGGCGAAGGGCGTCGTAGAGGACGCGCTTCATCTGCTGGATCTCGCGCTCGGTGCCCGCCTCGAAGCGGAGGGTGAGGTAGGGATTGGTATTGGAGGCGCGGACGAGGCCCCAGCCGCCGCCGGGAAACAGCACGCGGGCGCCGTCGATGTCGATGGTCTCGTAGCGCTGACGGAGGTCTCGAGCCAGCTCGTCGATCACGCGGAACTTCTCGCTGTCGGGGCACAGCGCCTTCAGCTCCGGCGTCGCGTGCAGATGGGGCACCGAGTCGAACAGCCGCGACAGCGGCTCCTCGGCCCGGGCGGCGATCGCCAGCACCTTGCCGGCGGCCAGAAGTCCGTCGTCCACTCCGTAGTAGTCCTCGGCGAAGAACATATGGCCGCTGACCTCGCCGCCCAGGAGGATGCCATCGTCCCGCATCTTGCGTTTGAGATGCGAGTGCCCGGTCTTCCACATGACGGGCACCCCGCCGTGCCGCTTGATCTCGTCGACCAGCAACTGGGAGGACTTGACGTCGAAGACGACCTTCGCGCCGGGGTGGCGGGTCAGCAGATCGCGGGCCAGCAGGACGAGCACGAGGTCGGCCTCGTGACGACGGCCGCGCTCATCCACGACGCCGACCCGGTCGGCGTCACCGTCCCAGGCCACCCCCGCGTCGGCGTGGACCTCCAGCACTTTGGCCTGCAGGTCCACGACGTTCTCGGGGTCCTCGGGATCGGGCAGGTGATTGGGAAAGCGGCCATCCGACTCGCAATGCAGCTCGATCACCTCGCAGCCGAGGCGGCGGAGGAGCGCGGGGCCGTGGAGGCCGGCCACGCCGTTGCCGGCGTCGGCCACGACGGTGAGCGGACGCGTGATCGTCACCAGGCGCTCGACGGTCGCGAAGTAATCTTCCCGGGGATCGCGTGCGGTCAGGGTGCCGCTGCCCGTGGCGTAGTCCTCGTCGAGGATGAGGCGGCGGAGGCTCTGGATTTCCTCTTCGGTGAGCGGCGCGGCGCCGGCCCACACCATCTTCACGCCGTTGTACTCGATGGGGTTGTGGCTGCCCGTGATGGTGGCGCCCCCGTCGAGACGCCAGTGCGCCGTGGCGAAATAGAGGATGGGAGTGGTCACGAGTCCCACGTCCACGACATCGACGCCGGCGGAGCGCACGCCGTCGACGAAGGCCCGCTTGAGGTCCGCTGAGGACAGCCGGTTGTCCTGGCCGACGGCGATGGTCCGGCCGTTCCGCCGGCGCAACAGCGTGGCGTAGGCCCGACCGACGCTGCGGAAGACTTCGGGATTGATGTCGGTGCCCACGCGGCCGCGGACGTCGTAGGCGCGGAAGATGTGCGGGTTCAGCATTGTGTGGCCGGCGCTCCTGGGCTAAGGTGAGCCGGTTGCGCGATCACCCCTGGAGGGTACCACGGTCACCCGCGATCGATTCTCGAGGTTGCCATGACCGACGACACCGAGCTCCGCGAGCGTACCCGACAAACCGCGCGTCTCCTCTTCCACTCCATCAGCGGTGGCGTGGGCTACGAGACGTGGCGGAAGTTCGACCGCGGCCTGGCCCGTGAGCTGTCCATGTTCTTCCTGGGCAAGCTCTACAGCCGCGAGGTGCTGTCCCAGAAGCAGCGCGAGCTCTGCGCGGTGGCCTCGCTCACCGTGCTGGACCGCCCGCGCGAGCTGAGCGCCCACATCCATGCCGCCCTCAACGTGGGCGCCACGCGGCAGGAAGTGGCCGAGACGATCTTCCAGCAGGTCACCTACGGCGGCATGCCGGTGGTCGTGGAGGCCCTCGAGGTCTACGCCGAGGTCCTGCGCGCTCGCGGCGAGCCGTTCCCGGCCGACGAGCCCTGATGTCCGCGCGCGCCCTGGAGGCCGCGGTGGAGGCGGCCCGGGCTGCCGGCGAGATCGCGCTGAAGTACTATCGGGCCGGCGTCGCGGTGACCCTCAAGGCCGACCGCACGCCGGTGACCCAGGCCGACCGCGAGGCGGAGCAGGCCATCGTCGAGATCCTCGGGAGAGTTCTTCCCGGCTACGGCTTCGTCGGCGAGGAGCTCGGCACGCGGGGACCGTCCGAACGCCGCTGGATCGTCGATCCCATCGATGGGACGCAGAATTTCATCCGCCGGATCCCGTTCTGGGCGACGCTGATCGCTCTGGAGGAGGCGGGGGAGCTCACTGTCGGCGTGATTCACAACCCGGTCACCGGCGAGCTCTACACCGCCCGGCGTGGCCACGGCGCTCAGCTCAACGGCGTCCCCCTGACGGTGTCGCCGCGGGCCGACCTGGCCGAAGCGCATCTCATCCATGCCGGTCTCGACCTGATCCGGCGCGGCGGCCACTGGGATGGCTTCGTCAAGCTGGTCGGCGCCACGGCGCGCCAGCGGGGGTTCGGCGACTATTACGGCTACACCCTCGTGGCCGAGGGTAAGGCGGAGATCTACCTGGAGGCCGACCTCAAGCCCTGGGACCTGGCCGCGTGCCGGATCCTGGTCGAGGAGGCGGGAGGTCGGTTCACGGACTTCGACGGCCGGGCCACCATCTACACGGGTACCGCGCTGGCAACCAACGGTCGACTGCACGAAGCGGCCCTCGCCGTGCTCCACGGCCTTGAACCCTCCCGGGGCGTCTGTTAGGGTCCGATTGCCATGACGGGCCGAGGCCTCGGGGTGTCGATCATGCCGCTCGACAACCGTCGCGAGGCGCTCGTCGCCGCGGCGGTGGAGGCCGACCGCCTCGGCTACGAGGCGTTCTCCCTGCCCGAGACGTGGGCGCTCGACGTCACCGTGGTGTTGGCCGAGGCTGCCGTGAAGACCCGGCACATCGCGCTGGCTACGGGCATCGTCAGCATCTGGGGCCGGAGCGCGGGCACGCTGGCCATGATGGCCGCGACCCTGGCATCGCTGTCGGGCGGTCGCTTCGTGCTCGGGCTCGGCGCCAGCACGGCCCAGCTCGCCGAAGGGCTGCACGACGTACCCTTCCAGACACCGGCTGTCCGTCTCCGGCGGACGTTGACCCAGGTGCGCGCGCTGCTGCGCGGGGAACGCATCCCGCTGGCCGCCGGGGGCGCTCGCGCGCTCAAGCTCAACCTGCCGCCGACGCCGCAGGTGCCGATCTACCTGGCGGCGCTGGCCGACGAGTCCATCCGGCTCGTCGGAGAGCTGGCCGACGGCTGGCTGCCCTTCCTCTATCCGTGCAGCCAGCTCGCCGCGGGGCGGGCTCTGCTGGCCGAGGGTCGAGCGCGGAGCGGCGCCAGCGGGGAGCTTCCGCTCATCTGTCCGTCCGTGCCGACCGTCGTGGCCGAGGACCCGGCCCGAGCACGCGAAGGCGCGGCCTGGTTCGTCGCCTTCTACCTCACCACCATGGGGCCCCTCTACCGGCAGTCGCTGGCCCGCCAGGGCTTCGGCAAGGAAGTGCAGGCGGTGCTGGCCGCGAATACTCCGCGCAATCGGGGGCTCGTTCCCCCGGAGGCCGAGATCCTGCTCGAGGAGCTGACGATCTTCGGCACCCCGGAACAGGCTCGCACCCGCGTCGCCCGCTGGTATGCCGCCGGCGCCGCCCTGCCGATCCTCTTGTTGCCGCCGAACCTGACGCCGGACGAGATCTCGCTGGCGCTCGACGCCTTCCGGCCGCTCGTCGAAGCCCCCACCGGTGCCCGGATCCAGCGCATGGGCTCGGCGTGAGCGGCGTGACGGGACGCGACCGGGTCGTGGCCGCCTACAAGGGGGCCTACGCCGACCGGGTGCCGGCGTATCCGATCGCCGGGTCGTTCGCCGGCTGCCTCGACGGGCTCAGCATCGAGGAATACTGCACCAATCCCACCAAGGCCGTGCGGGCGATGCTGAACTACTACGAGCGGTACGAGCCCGACATCATGATCGCCTTCAACGACCTGGCCAAGGAGGCCGAAGCGATCGGCTGCCACGTGAAGTACTCCGACTATGTGGTGCCCTCCATCGACCAGCACGTACTGCAGGACGACAAGGGCCGGCTGGCCCGCCTGGAGATTCCCGACCCGTCGCGGGACGGTCGGCTGCCCGCGTTTCTCGAGCAGTGCGCGGCGCTGTCGGCGGCCCGCCTGCCCAGCGCGCTGGGGGCCGTCCTGGTGGGGCCGTGGACGATCGCCATGCTGATGCGGAACCCCGAGCTGATGTGCCTGGATACCATCGACGATCCTCCCTTCGTCCACGAGCTCATGCGCTTCGCCACCGAATACGCCAAGCGGTTCGGCGAGGCGGTGCTCGCGACGAAGATCGGGCTCAGCTACACCGACCCCACGGCATCCTGCTCGCTCGTGGGCCCCGACACCTATCGGGAGTTCATCAAGCCCTACCACCAGGAGCTGGTGGAGCACTTCAAGGCCAGGAAGGCCGGCACGACCGTCCACATCTGCGGCACCACCCACCAGATCCACGAGGACCTGATGGACGTGGGGTTCGTGGCCATCACCATCGACCTCGACCAGCAGGCCGACCCGGCGCTCAAGGTGGACCAGCTCGACAAGCTGGTGACCCTGGGGAACCAGCGCAACGTGGTGGCCATCGGCAACGTGGATGTGACGATTTTCGAGCGCGCCACCCGGCAGGAGATCGAGGCCGAGGTCCGCCGCTGCATCGACACCGTCGGCCGGCGGTCGCGATTCGTCCTGTCCACCTCCTGCGAGCTGCCGCCCCGGGCCAACCCCGACTGTGTCCGCTGGTTCATGGACTGCGCTCGGGACTACGGTCGGTACGAGCGGATCTTCGGCGCCGACAGCGCGCGGTGACCTGCGCCCGCGCGCAGGCCGCGGGAGCGAGCGTGCTGGCGATCCACCCGGGCCCTGTGGGCGATGTCCTGCTGGCCGTTCCCGCCCTCCGAGCCCTGAAGGCCGCGGTCCCGGACCAGCCACTGGTGCTGGCCGCCCAGCC
Encoded here:
- a CDS encoding inositol monophosphatase family protein, which codes for MSARALEAAVEAARAAGEIALKYYRAGVAVTLKADRTPVTQADREAEQAIVEILGRVLPGYGFVGEELGTRGPSERRWIVDPIDGTQNFIRRIPFWATLIALEEAGELTVGVIHNPVTGELYTARRGHGAQLNGVPLTVSPRADLAEAHLIHAGLDLIRRGGHWDGFVKLVGATARQRGFGDYYGYTLVAEGKAEIYLEADLKPWDLAACRILVEEAGGRFTDFDGRATIYTGTALATNGRLHEAALAVLHGLEPSRGVC
- a CDS encoding phosphomannomutase/phosphoglucomutase, which encodes MLNPHIFRAYDVRGRVGTDINPEVFRSVGRAYATLLRRRNGRTIAVGQDNRLSSADLKRAFVDGVRSAGVDVVDVGLVTTPILYFATAHWRLDGGATITGSHNPIEYNGVKMVWAGAAPLTEEEIQSLRRLILDEDYATGSGTLTARDPREDYFATVERLVTITRPLTVVADAGNGVAGLHGPALLRRLGCEVIELHCESDGRFPNHLPDPEDPENVVDLQAKVLEVHADAGVAWDGDADRVGVVDERGRRHEADLVLVLLARDLLTRHPGAKVVFDVKSSQLLVDEIKRHGGVPVMWKTGHSHLKRKMRDDGILLGGEVSGHMFFAEDYYGVDDGLLAAGKVLAIAARAEEPLSRLFDSVPHLHATPELKALCPDSEKFRVIDELARDLRQRYETIDIDGARVLFPGGGWGLVRASNTNPYLTLRFEAGTEREIQQMKRVLYDALRRYPFVTLPE
- a CDS encoding LLM class flavin-dependent oxidoreductase, coding for MTGRGLGVSIMPLDNRREALVAAAVEADRLGYEAFSLPETWALDVTVVLAEAAVKTRHIALATGIVSIWGRSAGTLAMMAATLASLSGGRFVLGLGASTAQLAEGLHDVPFQTPAVRLRRTLTQVRALLRGERIPLAAGGARALKLNLPPTPQVPIYLAALADESIRLVGELADGWLPFLYPCSQLAAGRALLAEGRARSGASGELPLICPSVPTVVAEDPARAREGAAWFVAFYLTTMGPLYRQSLARQGFGKEVQAVLAANTPRNRGLVPPEAEILLEELTIFGTPEQARTRVARWYAAGAALPILLLPPNLTPDEISLALDAFRPLVEAPTGARIQRMGSA
- a CDS encoding carboxymuconolactone decarboxylase family protein; its protein translation is MTDDTELRERTRQTARLLFHSISGGVGYETWRKFDRGLARELSMFFLGKLYSREVLSQKQRELCAVASLTVLDRPRELSAHIHAALNVGATRQEVAETIFQQVTYGGMPVVVEALEVYAEVLRARGEPFPADEP
- a CDS encoding uroporphyrinogen decarboxylase family protein, yielding MSGVTGRDRVVAAYKGAYADRVPAYPIAGSFAGCLDGLSIEEYCTNPTKAVRAMLNYYERYEPDIMIAFNDLAKEAEAIGCHVKYSDYVVPSIDQHVLQDDKGRLARLEIPDPSRDGRLPAFLEQCAALSAARLPSALGAVLVGPWTIAMLMRNPELMCLDTIDDPPFVHELMRFATEYAKRFGEAVLATKIGLSYTDPTASCSLVGPDTYREFIKPYHQELVEHFKARKAGTTVHICGTTHQIHEDLMDVGFVAITIDLDQQADPALKVDQLDKLVTLGNQRNVVAIGNVDVTIFERATRQEIEAEVRRCIDTVGRRSRFVLSTSCELPPRANPDCVRWFMDCARDYGRYERIFGADSAR
- a CDS encoding CopD family protein → MVRYGFVDLNAAATIAIRWLHLLSSVLVVGALSAPLIAGRAPRPTATVWEERTLANARRLLLLALATGLGMLGYQTALLEGRMSAALELGAVGRVLLQTQGGHVWLARHGLLLLLGAFLVLRCDTSRRVDWLAARGQAAFLGLAALALLGASGHAAAVDPGTARAIAVDGLHLIAAGLWAGSLLPLAALMAAASAEDGADARPHAVLAARRFSRLALVAVLGLLLSGVWNTATHVGSVAGLLGTAYGRLLLAKLALVAPILALAGLNRRRLLPALAGEARSVGRPALRRLARSMTIEAAFALVLIGIVAALTTTPPARHVEATWPFAFRLTLTALDGSPDLRLRALIGSQLTVLGLSALLAALLLRTARRTTAAAAVGFGGAGLALLLPALTVDAYPTTYRRPTVPYQAASIAQGAALYRAHCVACHGATGAGDGPAGQGLPRRPADLRAPHTSQHTAGDLFWWLTHGIARGGMPGFGERLTVDQRWDLVNFVRALGARAAARSLGPEVERGRPWLVAPDFAFSVGPIPAQWLRDFRGRRIVLLVLYTLPESRPRLAQLAQNYQLLALLGVEPIAVPRDAAPDAIRQLASRPPILFPIVTEGAEAIVDAYSLLADGPHAEFLIDRSGYLRARWAAEGPPPDDLNSLLAQVQQLNEEPAGAPAPDEHVH
- a CDS encoding HAD-IA family hydrolase, with the translated sequence MASRGGGALRAVFFDAGNTLLRMDYDVIAERLCACACGVQCRATDVQRAEWRARVRLDAALGPPRMGRPSTESAGTSDLYSRLLLEELGVGDPTVLDAMAAWRRAYNPPVGLWNTAQPHAEKALRRVRAAGLSAAVISNSNGSVRMILDSLGLGAYLDFVLDSSEVGVEKPDPRIFRLALERAGLGPGQAIYVGDLYSVDVLGARGAGLGALLLDPGACWGPRDCPTAPDVLTAVYRILEQAGP